The proteins below come from a single Candidatus Acetothermia bacterium genomic window:
- the mscL gene encoding large conductance mechanosensitive channel protein MscL translates to MWKEFRDFIAKGNLVEIAVAFIMGAAFGAVVRSFVFDLVMPVIGKLVGNVDFSNLFVVLTGESYPSAAAARAAGAAAIYWGEFVNALINFLIIALVMFLLLRAVMRMQKPKPKEAPATKECPYCKTQIPIGATRCPHCTSTLA, encoded by the coding sequence ATGTGGAAGGAGTTTCGAGATTTCATTGCCAAAGGGAACCTGGTGGAGATCGCGGTGGCGTTCATCATGGGCGCCGCGTTCGGGGCGGTGGTGCGGTCGTTCGTGTTCGACCTCGTGATGCCCGTGATCGGGAAGCTTGTGGGGAACGTGGATTTCTCGAACCTATTCGTCGTCCTCACCGGGGAGAGTTACCCCTCGGCGGCGGCGGCCCGGGCGGCTGGGGCGGCGGCCATCTACTGGGGCGAGTTCGTAAACGCCCTCATCAACTTCCTCATCATCGCCCTGGTCATGTTCCTGCTCCTCCGGGCCGTGATGCGGATGCAGAAGCCGAAGCCGAAGGAGGCGCCGGCCACGAAGGAGTGCCCGTACTGCAAGACCCAGATCCCCATCGGGGCTACCCGCTGCCCGCACTGCACCTCAACCCTGGCCTGA